TCGCGGCCTCCCCACTCTGTGCGGCCGATGAGACGGCCGATCTCGCGCGAGGGTCTCGACCTCGGGGGCCGGCACGCGGGCGATGCTGCCTGCTTCGACCTTCCGATTCTGCAAAATCGCCTGCGACACATAGTACCGGTAACGCACGCCGAGCTTGTTCGCATGCGTCGGGCCCATGTGGTTGCCGCGGTCGTCAAAGAGGCGGCCGGTCAAAATGGCGGCAGCGCCCCTGAGCCGGACATGCCGGGCGACGGCGTTGGCGGCGCGCTTGGCCTGCACGGCCTCGAACAAATCGCGGGTGAGGATCGGCTCATGCTCGCCGCGATGCACCTCACCCCGATAGGGGACCTCGCCGAGGTAGAACCGGTTCTTGAGCAGATGGGCGAGCGATCCCACGCCGAAGCAGATACCGTCGAATGGGCTTCGCCGCGTATTGGCGATGGAAATCCTGCCCTTGCCATCTATGTTTCGTTCGGAGGACGCGCCACAGCTTTCAATCGGTGGTGGACTGCAAAAAAGCAATCAACTTGGTGCGGTCCTCGGCCGACGCGAGCCCACCATACGGCTTCATGTTGTTGCCAGGCACGACCTCATCGGGTTTCGCGATGAAGCTGTCGAGCTTTCCCGTGTCCCACACGAAGTCCGCGCCCTTCATAGCGCTGGAATAGCCGAAGTTCGGCACCGAACCGGCTTTCCTTCCGATGATGTTGTGTAGGTTCGGACCCAGGCGATTGTCGCCTTCCTTGGTCGTATGGCAGGTTCGGCATGCGTTGTTGAATATCAGTTGCCCCGACCCGGCGTCGGCGCCCGCGCGCACGGGCTCCTGGGGCACGGCCGCGGACGACAGCAGAATCAGGAACGTAGAGCAGGCTAGTGGCCCGCTTCAACTAATTTGAGAGGATTTGATGATTCGCTTTCGTCGCGACCCGAACGACGGAGGCGATCATGGCTGCGAAGGAAATTGTCGTAAAGAAATATGTTGTGCGGTTGAGCTGCGGCGAACGTTCGCTGCTTGAAACGATGATCCGGAAAGGGAGCAACCCGGCGCAGCGCCTGCGGAAGGCGCGGATCTTGCTGAAGGCGGACGTCTCGGAAGCCGGCGAAGGATGGAGCGACAACCAGATCATCGAGGCTCTGGCAACCAGCGCATCCATGGTTTACCGGGTGCGCAAGCAATTGGTGGAAGAGGGCTTCGAGGCCGTGCTAAGCCGCAAACCACGCGCCACGCCTAGCGTTCCCCGGATTTTCGACGGCGAGAAGGAAGCCAAACTGATCGCTCTGGCTTGTTCCGAGCCCCCCAAGGGCCGCGCGCGCTGGACATTGCGGTTGTTGGAGAACAAGGTCGTCGAACTGAACATTGTCGATCGCGCCAGCGACAGCACGATCGGGCGGACTCTCAAAAAAACATTCTCAAGCCGCATCTGAAACAGCAATGGGTCATCCCGCCGAAGGCCAACAGCGCGTTCGTGGCGGCCATGGAAGACGTGCTGGCCGTGTACACGCGACCGCGCGATCCCGGTATTCCTCTGGTTTGCTTGGATGAGACCTCGAAGCAATTGATTGCCGAAACCCGCGCTCCGATCCGGATGAAAGAGGGGCGGCCAGCCAGGTTCGATTACGAATACGAGCGCAACGGCACG
This genomic window from Pirellulales bacterium contains:
- a CDS encoding recombinase family protein; the encoded protein is MGSLAHLLKNRFYLGEVPYRGEVHRGEHEPILTRDLFEAVQAKRAANAVARHVRLRGAAAILTGRLFDDRGNHMGPTHANKLGVRYRYYVSQAILQNRKVEAGSIARVPAPEVETLARDRPSHRPHRVGRPR
- a CDS encoding c-type cytochrome, whose product is MRAGADAGSGQLIFNNACRTCHTTKEGDNRLGPNLHNIIGRKAGSVPNFGYSSAMKGADFVWDTGKLDSFIAKPDEVVPGNNMKPYGGLASAEDRTKLIAFLQSTTD
- a CDS encoding IS630 family transposase (programmed frameshift), with translation MAAKEIVVKKYVVRLSCGERSLLETMIRKGSNPAQRLRKARILLKADVSEAGEGWSDNQIIEALATSASMVYRVRKQLVEEGFEAVLSRKPRATPSVPRIFDGEKEAKLIALACSEPPKGRARWTLRLLENKVVELNIVDRASDSTIGRTLKKTFLKPHLKQQWVIPPKANSAFVAAMEDVLAVYTRPRDPGIPLVCLDETSKQLIAETRAPIRMKEGRPARFDYEYERNGTANLFMMFAPLEGWRHVKVTDRHTAVDYAHALKDLANIHFLNAKKIVLVQDNLNTHTKASLYEAFPAAEARRLAERFEWHYTPKHGSWLDMAESELGVLSSQCLDRRIPDKQTLINEIAVWEDDRNANHAKADWQFTTADARIKLKHLYPSI